From one Bacteroides eggerthii genomic stretch:
- the dnaA gene encoding chromosomal replication initiator protein DnaA, protein MSEQDHVGLWNRCLEIIRDNVPEQTYKTWFLPIIPLKYEDKTLVVQVPSQFFYEFLEDKFVDLLRKTLYKVIGEGTKLMYNVMVDKSSRPEKTVNYESTHRTIIPQKPTIDKAIPQIPVPDLDPHLNPEYNFDTFIEGYSNKLSRSVAEAVALNPAKTIFNPLFLYGASGVGKTHLANAIGTKIKELYPEKRVLYVSAHLFQVQYTDSVRNNTTNDFINFYQTIDILIIDDIQEFAGVTKTQNTFFHIFNHLHQNGKQLILTSDRAPVLLQGMEERLITRFKWGMVAELEKPTVELRKNILRNKIHRDGLQFPPEVIDYIAENVGNSVRDLEGIVISIMAHSTIYNKEIDLELAQRIVRKVVNCESKSITIDDIITTVCKHFGLENAAIHTKSRKREVVQARQIAMYLAKNHTDFSTAKIGTLIGNKDHATVLHACKTIKQLKEVDKSFRAEIDEIQTALKKGN, encoded by the coding sequence ATGAGTGAACAGGATCATGTCGGATTGTGGAACCGCTGTCTTGAAATTATCAGAGACAATGTTCCTGAACAGACATATAAAACTTGGTTTCTCCCCATTATTCCTTTAAAATATGAGGACAAAACGCTTGTTGTACAAGTTCCCAGCCAGTTCTTTTATGAGTTTCTGGAGGATAAATTTGTAGACCTATTGCGTAAGACTCTTTACAAGGTAATCGGCGAGGGAACAAAGTTGATGTATAATGTCATGGTGGACAAAAGTTCGCGGCCGGAAAAGACCGTAAACTACGAATCCACCCATCGTACTATCATCCCGCAAAAACCGACGATAGACAAAGCTATCCCGCAGATTCCTGTTCCTGATTTAGACCCACATCTGAATCCGGAATACAACTTCGACACATTTATTGAAGGATATAGCAATAAGCTTTCTCGCAGTGTTGCAGAGGCAGTGGCACTCAATCCCGCCAAAACGATATTCAACCCGTTGTTCCTATACGGAGCGTCAGGTGTGGGAAAAACCCACCTTGCCAATGCCATCGGTACAAAAATCAAGGAACTATACCCCGAAAAACGGGTATTGTATGTATCCGCACATCTATTTCAGGTTCAATACACCGATTCCGTACGTAACAACACGACCAACGACTTTATTAACTTCTACCAGACAATTGATATATTGATTATTGATGATATTCAGGAATTCGCAGGTGTTACAAAAACACAAAACACATTCTTCCATATCTTCAATCATCTGCATCAGAACGGCAAACAGCTGATCCTGACCTCCGACCGCGCCCCTGTATTGCTTCAAGGTATGGAAGAGCGCTTGATTACACGCTTCAAATGGGGAATGGTAGCCGAGTTGGAAAAGCCGACCGTAGAATTACGCAAAAACATTCTGCGCAACAAAATACACCGCGACGGTTTGCAATTCCCACCGGAGGTCATTGACTACATAGCCGAGAATGTGGGCAACAGCGTTCGCGACCTGGAAGGTATTGTCATCTCCATTATGGCCCATTCCACTATATACAACAAAGAGATCGACCTGGAACTGGCACAACGCATTGTACGCAAGGTTGTGAACTGCGAAAGTAAGTCCATAACCATTGACGATATCATCACCACTGTATGTAAGCACTTCGGATTGGAGAATGCCGCTATACATACCAAATCGCGCAAACGAGAAGTGGTGCAGGCGCGGCAGATAGCCATGTATTTAGCGAAAAACCATACCGATTTCTCTACTGCAAAGATCGGCACGCTAATCGGCAACAAAGATCATGCTACCGTATTGCATGCCTGCAAAACAATCAAGCAGTTAAAAGAAGTGGATAAATCATTTCGCGCCGAGATCGACGAGATCCAAACAGCCTTGAAAAAAGGGAACTAA
- a CDS encoding NADPH-dependent oxidoreductase: MESLKQRRTIRKYQQKDISSDLLNDLLETACRASTVGNMQVYSVIVTRDADRKAKLAPAHFNQPMVQTAPVVLTFCIDLRRFSKWCVQRKAEPGYNNFEWFVTGAVDALLAAQTFCVAAEEKGLGICYLGTTTYNPQMIIEALELPELVFPITTVTVGWPAEVPAQVDRLPLEAVVHEEIYHDYTSEDIDRLYAYKESLSENIRFIIENNKETLAQVFTDVRYTKKDSEAMSENLWKVMKEQGF; this comes from the coding sequence ATGGAAAGCTTAAAACAAAGGAGAACAATTCGTAAGTATCAGCAGAAAGATATTTCTTCTGATTTGTTAAATGATTTGCTTGAAACCGCTTGTCGTGCTTCTACGGTTGGAAACATGCAGGTTTATAGCGTAATTGTAACTCGTGATGCTGACCGCAAAGCTAAATTGGCGCCGGCGCATTTCAATCAGCCTATGGTGCAGACTGCGCCGGTGGTTCTTACTTTTTGCATTGATCTGCGTCGTTTCAGCAAATGGTGTGTGCAGCGCAAGGCGGAACCGGGATATAATAATTTTGAATGGTTTGTCACCGGGGCTGTTGATGCTTTATTGGCAGCGCAAACATTCTGTGTTGCAGCTGAGGAAAAAGGTTTAGGCATTTGCTATTTGGGTACCACTACCTATAATCCTCAAATGATTATTGAGGCACTGGAACTGCCCGAATTGGTTTTTCCTATTACTACCGTTACTGTGGGATGGCCTGCTGAGGTTCCGGCGCAAGTAGACCGCTTGCCTTTGGAAGCCGTTGTCCATGAAGAAATCTATCATGATTATACATCTGAGGATATTGATCGCTTGTATGCTTACAAAGAGTCGTTGTCGGAAAATATACGATTTATAATAGAAAACAATAAGGAAACACTGGCTCAAGTGTTTACGGACGTGCGTTATACGAAGAAAGATAGCGAGGCAATGTCTGAGAACCTTTGGAAAGTGATGAAAGAACAGGGCTTTTAG